One part of the Nostoc sp. PCC 7120 = FACHB-418 genome encodes these proteins:
- the folE gene encoding GTP cyclohydrolase I FolE, whose translation MTLSIRPDTVSAAQMVSSLSTQQTPTVTEAEMVQAVRTLLIGLGENPDREGLLDTPKRVVKALQFLTKGYNESLDELLNGAVFTEDANEMVLIRDIDIFSSCEHHILPIIGRAHVAYIPNGKVIGLSKIARVCEMYARRLQVQERLTLQIADALQGLLKPQGVAVVIEATHMCMVMRGVQKPGSWTVTSAMRGVFAEDARTREEFMNLVRHNANFH comes from the coding sequence ATGACTTTATCGATTCGTCCCGATACAGTTTCTGCTGCTCAGATGGTGTCATCTTTATCTACTCAGCAAACACCAACTGTCACAGAAGCAGAAATGGTACAGGCTGTGCGTACTTTACTAATTGGATTAGGGGAAAATCCTGACCGTGAAGGTTTGCTAGATACTCCTAAGCGAGTTGTAAAAGCTTTGCAGTTTTTGACTAAGGGATATAATGAATCCTTGGATGAACTGTTAAATGGTGCAGTATTTACAGAAGATGCCAATGAGATGGTATTGATTCGGGATATCGACATTTTCAGTTCTTGCGAACATCATATTTTACCAATTATTGGTCGCGCTCATGTTGCCTATATTCCTAACGGTAAGGTGATAGGGTTATCTAAAATTGCGCGAGTTTGTGAGATGTATGCTCGACGTTTACAAGTACAGGAACGTCTGACACTACAAATTGCTGATGCACTGCAAGGTTTACTCAAACCTCAAGGGGTAGCAGTGGTAATAGAAGCAACTCATATGTGCATGGTGATGCGCGGTGTACAAAAGCCTGGTTCTTGGACTGTTACTAGTGCAATGCGTGGTGTATTTGCGGAAGATGCTCGTACTCGTGAAGAGTTTATGAATTTGGTACGACACAATGCTAATTTTCACTAA
- a CDS encoding CobW family GTP-binding protein, whose product MNTLTAETTNIIPEIPKRGMPVTIITGFLGSGKTTLLNQILKNKHDLKVAVLVNEFGDINIDSQLLVSVDQDMLELSNGCICCTINDGLVDAVYRVLEREERIDYLVIETTGVADPLPIILTFLGTELRDLTNLDSILTVVDAEAFEPNHFESEAALKQLTYADIILLNKTDLATSEKIQALEDYIQTVKDSARILHTKYGEVALPLILGVGLTPKDDYTADDAEDAHEHNHEHHSHEHDHDHDHHEHKHHHEHHSHHLDNDGFVSVSFQSDRPFDVHKFENFLTEEMPQNVFRAKGILWFSDSELRHIFQLSGPRYNLHADEWHTLPKNQLVFIGRKLNTNQIYTQLNNCLV is encoded by the coding sequence ATGAATACCCTAACCGCAGAAACAACAAACATAATTCCTGAAATTCCCAAACGAGGAATGCCAGTTACAATCATTACTGGCTTTTTAGGCAGTGGTAAAACAACTCTACTCAATCAAATTCTTAAAAATAAGCATGATTTAAAAGTTGCTGTTCTCGTCAATGAGTTCGGTGATATTAATATTGATAGCCAGTTGTTAGTGTCTGTAGACCAAGATATGCTCGAACTGAGTAATGGCTGTATATGCTGCACTATCAATGATGGTTTAGTTGATGCTGTTTATCGGGTTTTGGAACGAGAAGAACGCATCGATTATTTAGTTATTGAAACTACCGGTGTTGCTGACCCATTGCCCATTATTTTAACGTTTTTAGGTACAGAGCTTCGGGATTTGACCAATCTCGACTCAATCCTGACAGTCGTAGATGCGGAAGCCTTTGAACCAAATCATTTCGAGAGTGAAGCTGCTTTAAAACAACTTACTTATGCAGACATTATTCTTCTGAATAAAACAGACTTGGCTACTTCAGAAAAAATTCAAGCATTAGAAGACTATATCCAAACTGTCAAAGATAGTGCAAGAATCCTACATACAAAATATGGTGAAGTGGCTTTACCCTTAATTTTAGGTGTTGGTTTAACCCCAAAAGATGATTATACTGCTGATGATGCAGAAGATGCTCACGAACATAATCATGAACATCATAGCCATGAACACGACCATGACCATGACCATCATGAGCATAAACATCATCATGAACACCACTCTCATCATTTAGACAATGATGGATTTGTTTCAGTATCTTTTCAGTCTGATAGGCCGTTTGATGTTCATAAATTTGAGAATTTTCTCACAGAAGAAATGCCTCAGAATGTTTTCCGTGCTAAGGGTATTTTGTGGTTTAGTGATAGTGAGTTACGCCATATATTTCAACTGAGTGGGCCTCGTTATAACTTACACGCTGATGAATGGCATACTTTACCTAAGAACCAATTGGTTTTCATTGGTAGAAAATTAAATACTAATCAAATTTATACACAACTTAACAATTGTTTGGTATGA
- the thrS gene encoding threonine--tRNA ligase, which produces MVSSLTQSQRDLDQHNSEQLVRIRHTCAHIMAMAVQKLFLGTKVATGPVTDNGFYYDFDCPISITPDDLGKIAAEMRRIIKANLPIIREEVQREEIRTEIAQLNEPYKLEILDRIPPEETITRYFIGSPDTSTPESSLFVADVKPASNYWWDLCAGPHINFTGEIDPNSFQLLNIAGAYWQGDESKPQLQRIYGTAWKTKAELEAYLKQREEALRRDHRKLGQELNLFSIQEEAGGGLVFWHPKGASIRYIIEDYWRKCHLESGYQLLYTPHVANLDLWKTSGHFDFYQENMFDSMEVENQAYQIKPMNCPFHVLTYKHQLHSYRELPLRWAELGTVYRYERSGALHGLMRVRGFTQDDAHIFCLPHQIADEILGVLNLTEHILSDFGFKNYEVNLSTRPDKSVGNNEVWELATSALRQALDAKGWNYIVDEGGGAFYGPKIDIKIQDAIGRLWQCSTIQVDFNLPERFDMEYIATDGSRQRPIMIHRAIFGSLERFFGILIENYAGDFPLWLAPVQIRLLPVSDDVRGYTESVAIALQKDGFRVEIDISGERLGKQIRTAELEKIPVVGVVGKKEVENQNLSVRTRANGDLGAINLNDLTNHLRETIIAKK; this is translated from the coding sequence ATGGTCAGTTCCTTAACCCAGTCCCAGAGAGACTTAGACCAGCACAACAGCGAGCAACTTGTGCGGATTCGTCACACCTGCGCCCACATCATGGCGATGGCAGTACAGAAGTTATTTCTAGGGACAAAAGTAGCAACTGGCCCAGTGACAGACAACGGATTTTACTACGACTTCGATTGTCCAATCAGCATCACTCCCGATGACTTGGGCAAAATTGCAGCAGAAATGCGGCGCATCATCAAAGCCAACCTGCCAATAATCCGCGAAGAGGTGCAACGAGAAGAAATCCGCACCGAAATCGCTCAGTTAAACGAACCTTACAAGTTAGAAATCTTAGACCGTATCCCCCCAGAAGAAACCATCACCCGCTACTTTATTGGTAGCCCTGACACCAGCACACCAGAATCTTCCTTGTTTGTTGCAGATGTCAAACCAGCCAGTAACTATTGGTGGGACTTGTGCGCTGGGCCGCATATTAATTTTACTGGTGAAATTGACCCCAATAGTTTCCAACTATTAAACATTGCCGGTGCATATTGGCAAGGCGATGAAAGCAAGCCCCAACTACAACGCATTTATGGCACAGCTTGGAAAACAAAGGCAGAACTAGAGGCTTACCTCAAACAAAGAGAAGAAGCTTTACGCCGCGACCATAGAAAGTTGGGTCAAGAGCTAAACTTATTTAGTATTCAAGAGGAAGCTGGCGGTGGTTTAGTTTTTTGGCATCCCAAAGGCGCGAGTATTCGTTACATCATTGAAGATTATTGGCGAAAATGTCATCTAGAATCTGGCTATCAATTACTCTACACACCTCATGTAGCCAACCTCGATTTATGGAAGACATCTGGTCATTTTGACTTCTATCAAGAGAATATGTTTGACTCAATGGAAGTGGAAAATCAGGCTTATCAAATTAAGCCTATGAATTGTCCCTTTCATGTCCTCACTTATAAACATCAATTACATTCTTATCGAGAATTACCCTTAAGATGGGCTGAATTAGGCACTGTTTATCGTTATGAACGTTCAGGGGCGCTACATGGTTTGATGAGGGTCAGAGGATTTACCCAAGATGATGCTCATATTTTTTGTTTACCTCATCAAATCGCTGATGAAATTTTAGGAGTTTTAAATCTCACTGAACATATTTTGTCAGATTTTGGTTTTAAAAATTATGAGGTTAATCTTTCAACCCGTCCCGATAAATCAGTAGGAAATAATGAAGTTTGGGAACTAGCCACATCAGCCTTAAGACAAGCCTTGGATGCTAAAGGCTGGAATTATATTGTTGATGAAGGTGGTGGTGCTTTTTATGGCCCTAAAATTGATATCAAAATTCAAGATGCTATTGGTCGTCTCTGGCAATGTTCCACTATTCAGGTAGATTTTAATTTACCTGAACGTTTCGATATGGAATATATTGCTACTGATGGTAGTCGCCAAAGACCAATTATGATTCATCGCGCGATTTTTGGTTCTTTGGAACGATTTTTCGGCATCTTAATTGAGAATTATGCAGGTGATTTTCCTTTATGGTTAGCACCAGTACAGATAAGATTATTACCTGTGAGCGACGATGTGAGAGGATATACAGAATCTGTTGCCATAGCTTTGCAAAAAGATGGATTTAGAGTCGAAATAGATATCAGTGGCGAGCGTTTAGGAAAGCAGATTCGTACAGCAGAGTTAGAAAAGATTCCCGTGGTTGGTGTCGTAGGTAAAAAAGAAGTGGAAAATCAAAATTTAAGTGTAAGAACTAGAGCAAATGGTGATTTGGGAGCGATTAATTTAAATGATCTGACAAATCACTTACGAGAAACTATAATTGCCAAGAAGTAA